The genomic DNA TGCAGGCAGCATCTCCCGCACTGATTACAAGGCTCAGCCATTTACCCCCTCATACTCAGCGTAGGCGTTAATCGCCTCAAGGAATAGCTGCCCGTACTGCATAAGCCTCCGTTCCCCGACCCCGTATATCGTCCGTAAATCCTCTGGACATCTCGGCCTTGCCTTAGCCATCTCACGCAATGTCCGGTTTGGAAAGATTCGGAAGGGGGGCATATCCAGTTCATCTGCAATGGTCTTTCTGACATCCCGTAAAATCTCATACAGGTTGTTCTCTGCCGGTGATCTCTGACCGTCATATGGCTCACCTGGTAACGCAGACTGAAATTCCGGCTCTCCAATCCTGACCGGTATCTTTCCTGCAAGGGCATCCTTTGTCCGTGGGTTCTTTCTCACCACCGGATACCGTGACCCGTACCTGGAGAGGTACCCGCAGGCGATAAGCTCCCTGATCCAGTACACCCACACCCCTCTCCGGTGGGGATGCCCGGACCCAAAACAGGCAAGCGTATCATGGCCCCGTGCGATGACCTTCTCGTCTGCTGTCCCGGAGATGATATCTGCGAGATAGGAGACACCATAATCATCTTTCAGTTCATCAATACAGGCTGCAATGACCGCAAGGGTATCCCTCCCGTCCATGGTCTTCCGCCCTGAATGGCATGAATCACAGTTCCCGCATGACGGCTTATCCCATGATTCACCAAAATATGTCAGGAGAACGGCACGCCTGCAGGCACGTGACTCACAATACCCGACCATCTCATGCAGCTTCCGGAGACTGACCTGCCGTTCGGTCCCTTCTGCCATCTGTTCAATCAGGTACTCAATCTTGCGAAAATCCCCTCGTGAATAGAGGAGCAGACATTCTGCAGGATCACCATCCCTCCCGGCCCGTCCTGTCTCCTGGTAATAATGCTCAAGGTTTTTCGGGAGGTCAAAATGCACCACGAACCTGACATCAGGCTTGTTAATCCCCATCCCAAATGCTACCGTCGCAACAATAATCCGAACCTCATCCCTGAGAAACCGGTCCTGGGTCTCATGTCTGACCGACTTTGGCAGATCGGCATGGTAGGGAAGGGCGGAGAACCCGTTTTTCTGCAGTACTCTGGCAAGATCAGTAACCTGCCGTTTTGAAAAGCAGTATACAATCCCGGATTCATTCTGATGACTCTTCAGGAACTGAACCAGTTGCTGCTCACCGTCTTCCTTCTTTACAATCCGGTAGATGAGGTTTTCACGATTGAATGAACCGACAAAAACCGCAGGGTTATGAAGGCTGAGCTCACTGATGATATCACTCCTGACCGATGGTGTAGCGGTTGCCGTCAGTGCAATAATCGGAACATCGGCAAAGGTTCTTCTGATAATTGAGAGCTTCCGGTATTCAGGCCTGAACTCATGCCCCCACTGGGAGATGCAGTGGGCTTCGTCAATGGCAAAAAGGCTGATCCTGGTGGATTTTAAAAACTCAATAAATGACGGCTGTACCAGACGTTCCGGAGAGATATACAGAAGCTTGAGTGAGCCATCAAGGATAGATCCTTCAATGCTCCGTTTATCCTTCACATCCTGGGTACTGTTCAGAAATGCGGCTGGAATCCCCGACTCTGCCAGACAGTCCACCTGATCTTTCATAAGAGCAATCAGGGGTGATATGACAATCCCGACCCCGTCCCTGATAAGAGCCGGTATCTGGTAACAGAGTGACTTTCCCCCGCCGGTTGCGATCACCGCAAGCACATCCCTCCCTTCAAGCACATGGGTGATGATCTCCTTCTGTCCTGGCCGATATGTTCGGTACCCAAACCACCTGTGCAGGACATCTTCCGGAAGAGGACCTTTCATTTGCATACAGGTTATATCGGATAAAAGAAAACTGCATCTTCTCAGGCCCCGGATGAGGAACTCATTTCAGAAAAAAATTCATAAAATGAGCGAAAGATTCATGAGTATACATCCTGAAATGATGACTTACTCAGAAGTGCCGGCATGAGTGAGGAGGTGCCGGGGATAAGAGGATAAAAAATGGGCACATTTCTTGTTGACTATCAGAATCAGGACACAGTTTCAGATACCGAACCCGTGATTACACAAAAATCAATACAGGCCGCCAGGACCGCGACGAAAGGGAGTGGAAACCTTCAGGTTGTAGAATTCATTCTGGGAAATGAACTCTTCGCCATAGACCTGTTTGACACGCGGGAAGTCATCAATACAACCGAAATTACCCCTCTTCCAAACACTCCCTCATTTATCAAGGGGATCATTGACTTACGGGGGATAATAACCACCATCATCGATCTCAAAGATATGATGCATATAACCAGGGAGGCGGACGGAAAGAAGAGGTCACGTATCATCGTCCTTGATGCCGGTGTATCAGAGAAGATGATCGGGGTGCTGGTTGATGATGTACTGGCAGTCTCGACCTATACTCAGGATGAAATCGACCAGGACACCCATGCCTCAAAAAGGAGTGACCGGGACATCCTGGGTATTATCAAGAAAAAAGTCCGAACTGCTGATCATGACAAAAATGAACTGATAATCTGGCTTGATATCAGGACCATGATCGACAAGGTCAAGCAGGATCTCTAACCCTCCCGGCCGGGTAAAAGAAGCGAGTAAACCGTCCCTAAAAGATGCAGTTCTTCTGACTGGCGGGCAATTCTTTTTACTTTCAGCCCCGGAGCCGGGATCTCATGCCAGTCAAGATCTGCCTGCACATCCCAGAGGATGAGACCTTCCGGTGGTGCAGGTTTTACCTTATTTTTACATTCCCCTTTAAGATACTGCGTGAGATCCCTGATGGCCATCTCCCCTTCAGATACCTGATATAAGGATCCGGCCATGCATCTGACCATGTGCCATAAAAAACTCTGTGCCGTGACTTCAAGCCGGCATCCGTTCTCATCAGATATTACTTCAATCCGGTCAATCGTCTTTACCGGGCTTTTCCCCGGCTCTATCCGTGCAAAGCAACGAAAATCATGTGTCCCCAAAAACAAACCGGCAGCATCTCTCATGGCGTTGATGTCTGACGGAGGCCTGCTGAAATAATACCGGTAGGTACGGATTATGACATCATACCTAGGGTAAAATGATTCTGGCGCATAAGCCCAGGCAGACACCCAGATATCAGGAGGTAATTGTCCGTTCAGAGCCCGAACCGCGAGATCAGGATTATGGGTTGAGAGCGCAAGAATCTGGCATTTTGCATGGACACCGCGATCGGTCCTGCCTGAAAGGGCAAGCCTTGATACCTGACGGCTGGTAATTATCCCTGCCCGTAAACAGGCAGCCTCTATCTCTCCTTCCACCGTCCGCTGATCCGGCTGGTATTGTGATCCAAAAAAAGAGGTCCCGATATACCCGATCCGAAAGGCCAGTCTTACCTGTGAAGTCTTCCCCGGATCTTCCGCCATGAGTTACGCAATGACTGTTTGGTATAAATCCTGACCGGTGTTTTTCTCCCGGCAGGTTTTGTCTTTCCTTCTTGTATGGCGTTCAATACAGACCCGATGTTCCTATCAGCATCGATCAGGGTCCGTCCATACCCGATAAACCGGGCATTATGGGCATCACTCCCGGCAACAGCGGGCTTTCCCATCGTCCTGGCAAGACGCATCGCCCGATGGTTTGCATGAGGGATGACATACCGGCTGTTATACACCTCAATAGCATCAGCGGCACCAAATGCCTCGGCACACTTCAGTGCGGCGCCATGCCGGTACCGGTGGAACGGGTGAGGAAGAATGGTAATCCCACCAGCCTGTCTCACTTCCTGTATGGTATCGAGAATCGGAAATCCGGGAAGGGGAGCTTTTTCAACACCGAGTGCGATCAGGTGTCCTTCCCTTGTTGAAACCTCCACACCGGGTATTATCAGGATATCGGCAGATATCTCACAGGCTATCCGGTACCCGTCCATCGTATCGTGATCTGTTATTGCTATAACATCCATCCCTGCCGTGACAGCAGCTGCAATCACCTGTGCGACCGTGCTCTCTCCGTCCTTTGAACAGGAAGTATGGATATGGAGATCGGCTTTGAGCATCCCTGACTACATTATTTTTTTATCTTCCCGGTATTAAGGAAAGGGTGATGAGGATCCTGCTGCCAACCGGAAAAGTTACGTATACCATCGTTCAGGAAGCTGCAAAAGGCTTTGACGCGGATGTGGTGGTGACCGGTGAACTCGCTTCATTTCTGACTCCTGGTCAGGTACGCTCCCTTCTCAGCTCAGATGCATCCTATGATCTCGTCCTGGTGTCCGGGATGTGTACGGCATCATTTGCAGATGTGGAACAGGAGACCGGCATTCCAATTTACCGGGGACCTCGTCATGCAGCTGATATCGGCCTTGTGCTCCCGCTGATTGGAAAGATTGAACTCTCCAGGGACATTCCTGCCGATGAATTCCTGTCAGGTGAACGGAGAAAAGAGGCATTAGCCAGGATATCACGAAAAGAAGCAGAGAGGGCGCCGACATTTGCTCTGAGGGGAGTAAAGATCGGCGGTGGGACCAGGATAAAAGTACTGGCAGAGATCATGGACGCCCATAGAACCCCCGATTTACGCACAAAGGTTCTGAAATTTTTTGAAGAGGGGGCAGATATCGTGGATCTCGGATTCGGGTTTGACGCAACACCGGACGATGTTCGCGCAGTATTCCGCCAGCTTGAGGGTATTGAAGGGCCGCTTGCCGTCGATACCCAGGACCCGGCACTTATCAAAGCCTCGCTCTTCCGGGCCGATCTCATCCTTTCCCTGCAGGAAGAGAACATCCCTCAGGTTGGAGAGAAGGTTGCAGAGGCAGGATGCGGAGCTGTTATCGTGCCCGGTGAGGCAGGACTCCTTGCTAACATCCGGCTGGCAGAAGCATCCGGGATCACCAGAGTCATTGCAGACCCGGTTCTCCAGCCCTGTGGTTCAGGACTGGTAGAGTCGCTTGCCGGGTTTACCGATCCAGAGTGCCCCCTCTTTTTTGGTGCAGGAAATGTCATCGAACTCTGTGATGCAGACTCGGTTGGTATGTGTGCCCTTCTTGCCGGTATGGCTTATGAAACCGGTGCATCAGTCATATTCTGCAGTGAGCACAGCGACAAGACAACCGGATGTATCGCAGAGATGCGGATCGCAACCGATATGATGGCTCTCATGGACGGACGGCCGTACCCGAAGGATCTTGGTATTGACCTGTTTCGGATAAAGGAAAAGAGAAGACGAAGGGAACCGCCACTTGAATATACAGAGATGATTCAGGCCAGTCCGATGCCACGGGAGATAACCTATGATCCCCGGGGGAATTACCGGATTGGTATCGAGGACGGATATATTGTTGCAGTCCGAAATGGAAAGGCAATAAAAGGTACCAAATGGCAGGATGTATTATTCACCATTCTTCAGACAGACGGAGTATCGCTCTTTGACCATGCCGGGTACCTCGGTGCCGAGCTGTTCAAGGCAGAACTTGCAATCAGGTTCCAAAGAAGTTTTGAACAGGACGGGCCGTTCTGAACACAATAGCCTTGTATCATCAGAACCGATGAATAGGAAGGATCATTGAGAGGCTACAGTGTAAATGGAATATTTCAATACCATAAGAAATTTTTTCCAAAGGATTTTACCCTATATCAGACGGAAAAGCCGCATTAAAACAGCGAATATCTTCGCAATCAAAAGGATCCAGCTGGATCTCCTCCTTGCAATGGGCCGGGGATCACATCCCCGTGAATTTGCTGCACTCCTGTCAGCAGAATCCGGAATTATTTCTGACATCTATCAGATACCAGGGTCTATCGGGGGAGAGGCAAGTGCCCAGGTTCCGTTTGAGATGGTCCCCTTGAACCTGAATATCGTCGGAAGCGCCCATAGCCACCCGAACGGGGTATTACGCCCATCAGATGCAGATATTCGCTTCTTCTCGGTCAGTGGCAGCCGTCATATCATCGTCGGAGACCCGTATGGCCCGGATGACTGGCGGTGTTTTTACCCGGACGGAACTCCTGTCACCCTTGAGGTGGTGCCATGATCCGGGTTGTTGCAACCGGAACCTTTGACATCCTCCATCCCGGACATCTCTGGTACCTTGAGGAATCAGCAAAACTTGGCGATGAACTCTATGTGATCGTTGCCCGTGATGCAAATATCCGCCATAAACCAAGGCCGGTCATACCAGAAGAGCAGCGATTGGTGATGGTAGCAGCCTTAAAACCGGTCACCCATGCCGTGTTAGGGGATCTTGAAGATATGTTCCGTCCAATCCGTGAGATTAAACCAGATATCATCACCCTTGGCTGTAATCAGCACTTTGACCCAGAAACTCTGCAAAAGGCACTGGAAAAACAGAACATCAGGGCACAGGTTGTCAGGATATCAGAACATTCCAGTTCTCCTTTTACCAGTTCCCGGGACATTGTTAGAAAGATTGCTGAGCTGACGCATCAAAGGAGCCAGACCCGGGAGACAAAAGAGCAAAGAGAGTGTGGTGCCGTATGATCCCCCTGCTCGCATACCGGGATAATTCATGTGATCCCAGAAAATGCACGATGAAAAAACTTGAGCGTGCCGGGATGGTCAGACTCTTCTCCCGTCTTTCAGCCATTCCACGGACCAGCCTTATCCTTGACCCGACGGCAGAACAGGCCCTCTCACCGGCCGACCGGGAAAAAACACGTACCATCACCGCTCTTGACTGTTCATGGGAGGTACTTGACACAGATCAGGTCCGTTCATGGAGATTTAAACGAGCCCTGCCATATCTGCTTGCTGCTAATCCGGTGAATTTCGGAAGGCCCTTTCGTCTCACCTCAATAGAGGCCATGGCTGCAGCACTGGTCATTCTGGGAGAGAAAAGTCAGGCAGAGGAGATTCTGGCAAAGGTCAGCTGGGGTATCAGATTTTTACAACTGAACGAGGAACCGTTGGCTGCATATGCAGGAGCACAGGATAGTCAGGAGATCATCGCTATTCAGGGAGAATTCCTCTGACAGAATTTATCTACTGTGAAAATACCATACAAATGAGGAACTGATGGGGATTCGAGACTGGATTGGGGGACAGGACGGGAGCCCGGCAACGCCATACTGTCAGAAAGGAGAGACACAACTTGTAAAGGAGAAGTATGAAGCGGCGGTTCAGACATTTAACCGGGGCATTGAACTGGACCGGAGCCATCCCGGATGCTGGGTCGGGATGGGAAAAGCATTTCTCGGTCTGGGCAGGTATGACCGTGCGGATGACTGCTTTATCCGTGCCCTGGATATCGATCCGGAAAATCCTGAAGCCCTGACCATGCGGGCATCTGTCCTCCGTCTCATCGCCCTTCAGAACCAGGATCCCATGCGGTGCCTGGAAGCAGTCGAGATATGCAACAAGACCCTGAAGATCCATCCTGAGTACGGGCCGGCCCTCCATGAGAAAGGGATGGCGCTCTGGACCCTGGGAAAACGCGACGAAGCAATGAGCCTGTTTGAGCAGGCGAAAAAGATACATGCATCATACCCGTACCCCTGGGATCTGAAAGGGCGGTACCTGTTCGAAAAGAGGCAGTACCATGAGGCAATCGAGGCATATGAAGAGGCATTAGAGAAAAAACCCCAGGACCCGGATCTCCTTTTTTCCATGGGCCGGGCTCTCATGAAGATCGGGGGGTATCATTCCGCCATCCAGTTCTTTAAGAAATGCCTCAAGATTCGTCCAGATTACACCGCTGCATGGCTGCTCCTTGGCAACTCCTACAAGGTCTTAAACCAGTTTGATGAGGCGATAGATGCCTACGAAGAAGCAATGGAACTGGATCCGGGCAGCACCAAATATCGCAAGTATATAGCAGATGTCTACCTCGTCATGGGAAAAGAGGCCCTGTATAAGGAAGGAAAACCTCAGGAGGCCATTGAATACTTTGATAAGACCATCCGGATGATCGCAAACCACATAACCGCCTGGTTCTCAAAGGGAGTGGCCTATAAAAAACTCGGGGCATACCGGAATGCAACGGCATGTTTTCTCAAAGTGGTGGAGATGGATCCCCAGAACGGGCATGCCTACTATGAGATGGCCCAGATCCTTGAGAAGACCGGGAATAATGAAGAAGCGATCCGGTGCTACCTTGAGACGATCCGGTGTGATCCATCCCATACCGATGCCATGTATAAGGTAGGAAACCTGCTCATGGAAGGCGGGGATTATAAAAATGCCATAGCCTATTTTGACCGGGTTCTTGATAAGATTCCCGAGTCTTCAGTAGCCTGGTTTGCAAAAGGAAAAGCACTCCAAAGACGGGGACAGCAAAAAGATGCTGACCGGTGTTTTGAACGGGCTTCAAAACTCGCCACACGGTAGATCAGATATCAAAACCAAGTTTATTCGGTGCAGGAACAACCTGAGGCCCGTTAAATTCCGGATTTCCATACAGATATTCAACGATCAGTTCGGCAAACCTTTTTGCATCTCCCGGGTCACGGGCGGTCACCAACCGGTCCAGGAAGACAAACGGCTTGTCCTCAAACTTCACGTCCATCTTCATCATCTCCCTGATAGGAGCTCCGGATATGACCGTTGCAGGACGCTTTTTTAATATCCCTGCCCGTGCCATAACCACCGGTGCTGTACTAATGGCCCCGATGACCTTGCGGTGAATCCGAAAGATCTTCACCAGTTCAAGAAGATCCGGGTTATTCCAGAAATGGGCCTGGGCTCCATGTCCCCCTAATATGGCAAGGGCGTCAAACTCATCCTCTCTGGTCAGGATGACCTCCTCAAAGCTTAAGGGTACATACACCCGGCCACCAAACGTACCCTTGGCCTGCCCTTTTTCCCGTGACACAAACTCGTATGGAATCTTGTTCTGATCAAAAACCGCCATGACCTGTGCCAGTTCCTTGTCATGGTACTGGGTTGGGGGGACTGCTATCAGGATTTTCATAGAAAAAAAGATCAGGTGCTGGATTCTGATGAACCGCCACTCAGGTAGTCAGCCATATCTGGTGTGATATATCCAAGTTCGCCCAGACCAAATGTTCCTTTCTCTACTTCACCAAACTTCGGGAAGTCAGGAAGCGTACTGTTGGTGTAATTCGGGATGATATCATCAAAGTATCCGATGGCTTTCTCAGCCTGATCATAATACTTCTTGGATTTCTCATAATTCTCCTCGCCATTTGAGACAGATGAGACATAGGTCCGGTCATTGATATATGACTCATAAAAGTCCCGGGCCTGTGAGATCAGGTAGAAGAATGCATCAATGTAATTCGCCTTTGTATAGAAGTCTTCTGCGACATTCATGCCAATGAGATCC from Methanospirillum hungatei JF-1 includes the following:
- a CDS encoding tetratricopeptide repeat protein, with the protein product MGIRDWIGGQDGSPATPYCQKGETQLVKEKYEAAVQTFNRGIELDRSHPGCWVGMGKAFLGLGRYDRADDCFIRALDIDPENPEALTMRASVLRLIALQNQDPMRCLEAVEICNKTLKIHPEYGPALHEKGMALWTLGKRDEAMSLFEQAKKIHASYPYPWDLKGRYLFEKRQYHEAIEAYEEALEKKPQDPDLLFSMGRALMKIGGYHSAIQFFKKCLKIRPDYTAAWLLLGNSYKVLNQFDEAIDAYEEAMELDPGSTKYRKYIADVYLVMGKEALYKEGKPQEAIEYFDKTIRMIANHITAWFSKGVAYKKLGAYRNATACFLKVVEMDPQNGHAYYEMAQILEKTGNNEEAIRCYLETIRCDPSHTDAMYKVGNLLMEGGDYKNAIAYFDRVLDKIPESSVAWFAKGKALQRRGQQKDADRCFERASKLATR
- a CDS encoding DJ-1/PfpI family protein, encoding MKILIAVPPTQYHDKELAQVMAVFDQNKIPYEFVSREKGQAKGTFGGRVYVPLSFEEVILTREDEFDALAILGGHGAQAHFWNNPDLLELVKIFRIHRKVIGAISTAPVVMARAGILKKRPATVISGAPIREMMKMDVKFEDKPFVFLDRLVTARDPGDAKRFAELIVEYLYGNPEFNGPQVVPAPNKLGFDI
- a CDS encoding DUF367 family protein encodes the protein MIPLLAYRDNSCDPRKCTMKKLERAGMVRLFSRLSAIPRTSLILDPTAEQALSPADREKTRTITALDCSWEVLDTDQVRSWRFKRALPYLLAANPVNFGRPFRLTSIEAMAAALVILGEKSQAEEILAKVSWGIRFLQLNEEPLAAYAGAQDSQEIIAIQGEFL
- a CDS encoding Mov34/MPN/PAD-1 family protein is translated as MGRGSHPREFAALLSAESGIISDIYQIPGSIGGEASAQVPFEMVPLNLNIVGSAHSHPNGVLRPSDADIRFFSVSGSRHIIVGDPYGPDDWRCFYPDGTPVTLEVVP
- the recQ gene encoding DNA helicase RecQ; translation: MQMKGPLPEDVLHRWFGYRTYRPGQKEIITHVLEGRDVLAVIATGGGKSLCYQIPALIRDGVGIVISPLIALMKDQVDCLAESGIPAAFLNSTQDVKDKRSIEGSILDGSLKLLYISPERLVQPSFIEFLKSTRISLFAIDEAHCISQWGHEFRPEYRKLSIIRRTFADVPIIALTATATPSVRSDIISELSLHNPAVFVGSFNRENLIYRIVKKEDGEQQLVQFLKSHQNESGIVYCFSKRQVTDLARVLQKNGFSALPYHADLPKSVRHETQDRFLRDEVRIIVATVAFGMGINKPDVRFVVHFDLPKNLEHYYQETGRAGRDGDPAECLLLYSRGDFRKIEYLIEQMAEGTERQVSLRKLHEMVGYCESRACRRAVLLTYFGESWDKPSCGNCDSCHSGRKTMDGRDTLAVIAACIDELKDDYGVSYLADIISGTADEKVIARGHDTLACFGSGHPHRRGVWVYWIRELIACGYLSRYGSRYPVVRKNPRTKDALAGKIPVRIGEPEFQSALPGEPYDGQRSPAENNLYEILRDVRKTIADELDMPPFRIFPNRTLREMAKARPRCPEDLRTIYGVGERRLMQYGQLFLEAINAYAEYEGVNG
- the truA gene encoding tRNA pseudouridine(38-40) synthase TruA is translated as MAEDPGKTSQVRLAFRIGYIGTSFFGSQYQPDQRTVEGEIEAACLRAGIITSRQVSRLALSGRTDRGVHAKCQILALSTHNPDLAVRALNGQLPPDIWVSAWAYAPESFYPRYDVIIRTYRYYFSRPPSDINAMRDAAGLFLGTHDFRCFARIEPGKSPVKTIDRIEVISDENGCRLEVTAQSFLWHMVRCMAGSLYQVSEGEMAIRDLTQYLKGECKNKVKPAPPEGLILWDVQADLDWHEIPAPGLKVKRIARQSEELHLLGTVYSLLLPGREG
- a CDS encoding adenylyltransferase/cytidyltransferase family protein, whose amino-acid sequence is MIRVVATGTFDILHPGHLWYLEESAKLGDELYVIVARDANIRHKPRPVIPEEQRLVMVAALKPVTHAVLGDLEDMFRPIREIKPDIITLGCNQHFDPETLQKALEKQNIRAQVVRISEHSSSPFTSSRDIVRKIAELTHQRSQTRETKEQRECGAV
- a CDS encoding dihydropteroate synthase-like protein, producing MRILLPTGKVTYTIVQEAAKGFDADVVVTGELASFLTPGQVRSLLSSDASYDLVLVSGMCTASFADVEQETGIPIYRGPRHAADIGLVLPLIGKIELSRDIPADEFLSGERRKEALARISRKEAERAPTFALRGVKIGGGTRIKVLAEIMDAHRTPDLRTKVLKFFEEGADIVDLGFGFDATPDDVRAVFRQLEGIEGPLAVDTQDPALIKASLFRADLILSLQEENIPQVGEKVAEAGCGAVIVPGEAGLLANIRLAEASGITRVIADPVLQPCGSGLVESLAGFTDPECPLFFGAGNVIELCDADSVGMCALLAGMAYETGASVIFCSEHSDKTTGCIAEMRIATDMMALMDGRPYPKDLGIDLFRIKEKRRRREPPLEYTEMIQASPMPREITYDPRGNYRIGIEDGYIVAVRNGKAIKGTKWQDVLFTILQTDGVSLFDHAGYLGAELFKAELAIRFQRSFEQDGPF
- a CDS encoding chemotaxis protein CheW, producing the protein MGTFLVDYQNQDTVSDTEPVITQKSIQAARTATKGSGNLQVVEFILGNELFAIDLFDTREVINTTEITPLPNTPSFIKGIIDLRGIITTIIDLKDMMHITREADGKKRSRIIVLDAGVSEKMIGVLVDDVLAVSTYTQDEIDQDTHASKRSDRDILGIIKKKVRTADHDKNELIIWLDIRTMIDKVKQDL
- a CDS encoding CehA/McbA family metallohydrolase, encoding MLKADLHIHTSCSKDGESTVAQVIAAAVTAGMDVIAITDHDTMDGYRIACEISADILIIPGVEVSTREGHLIALGVEKAPLPGFPILDTIQEVRQAGGITILPHPFHRYRHGAALKCAEAFGAADAIEVYNSRYVIPHANHRAMRLARTMGKPAVAGSDAHNARFIGYGRTLIDADRNIGSVLNAIQEGKTKPAGRKTPVRIYTKQSLRNSWRKIRGRLHR